Proteins encoded together in one Bradyrhizobium sp. CB82 window:
- a CDS encoding GDP-mannose 4,6-dehydratase: MSRAEIVVVTGGLGFIGKHFVRQCLDKGHFVKNIDRISYAADRLVNAEFSQSSNYRFHEANICTLDFLPECDIFVNFAAESHVDNAITNARKFCETNFLGVQNCLELIRRKHEHERPRFIQISTDEVYGDIRDGSHAEADPLVPSNPYAATKAAADMLVKSWGRTFGVSWNIVRPTNNYGTHQYPEKLIPKSAWRMKRGLPAIMHGDGSYIRSWLHADDTVRGISTVIEKGRRNQIYNIGSTEERSNIQVLRRIAQILSIEERAAFVAASDRSGQDIRYSLDDSKLRALGWSQMKKFDEEIIEIVEKLDTSRFV, encoded by the coding sequence ATGAGCAGAGCGGAAATCGTTGTCGTAACGGGTGGACTTGGCTTTATTGGCAAGCATTTTGTGCGCCAATGCCTGGATAAGGGGCATTTCGTCAAGAATATCGATCGGATCAGCTATGCGGCGGATCGTTTGGTGAACGCTGAATTTTCCCAGAGCAGCAATTATCGATTCCACGAGGCGAATATCTGTACGCTAGATTTTCTCCCGGAATGCGACATCTTTGTAAATTTTGCTGCTGAAAGTCACGTCGATAACGCAATTACGAATGCGCGAAAGTTTTGCGAAACGAATTTCCTCGGTGTCCAAAATTGCCTCGAGCTGATCCGTCGCAAGCACGAGCACGAACGGCCGAGATTCATTCAAATCAGCACTGACGAGGTATATGGGGACATTAGAGACGGTTCCCATGCGGAAGCAGATCCACTTGTGCCATCCAATCCGTATGCTGCGACAAAGGCGGCTGCGGATATGCTGGTAAAGAGCTGGGGGCGCACTTTCGGCGTAAGTTGGAACATTGTACGCCCGACCAATAATTATGGAACACATCAATATCCGGAGAAACTGATCCCAAAGAGTGCTTGGCGCATGAAGCGCGGTTTGCCTGCTATCATGCATGGTGACGGAAGCTACATTCGCTCTTGGTTGCACGCGGATGACACCGTTCGCGGCATTTCGACGGTGATCGAAAAAGGCAGAAGAAATCAGATATACAATATCGGCAGCACGGAAGAGCGGAGCAACATTCAGGTTCTTCGTCGAATTGCTCAGATTCTCAGTATAGAGGAGCGCGCCGCCTTTGTCGCAGCTTCTGATCGATCGGGGCAGGATATCAGGTATAGTCTTGATGACTCGAAGCTGCGCGCGCTTGGTTGGTCGCAAATGAAGAAATTCGACGAGGAGATTATCGAGATTGTCGAGAAGCTGGACACCTCGAGATTTGTTTGA
- a CDS encoding glycosyltransferase family 2 protein — MGRNVIDKSADSRSGQSRPKSLSIVVPCYNEENGIAELIGRCQQSASEVVGDDYELVLVDDGSADGTWQEISAETERGRHIVGIRLSRNFGQEVALTAGLLAASGELVLVIDADLQDPPELLSPMVEVMKREGADVVYGQRKTRAGESWFKTKSASIFHCLLKQASSLSIPVDAGNFRLMTSRVAKLIAQMPERDRFIPGLVASVGFKQVPFLYDRDRRFSGETKYPLSKLVRLAIDAFLSYSPVLLRLSSASAALLVVAIVAASVYSLYSWLYFEVVPGWTSLMISLLIVSFFQFASLSIISEYIGRIYLSTKNRPLFIVDQIKRSGSVHGSADDRGEAGAKTADLARKHGIRSDNLDCTSNHNPTASYGPANARERHANLSFEYTAKQPVGGGI; from the coding sequence ATGGGTAGAAATGTCATCGATAAATCGGCCGATAGCCGGTCAGGGCAAAGCCGGCCGAAGTCCCTATCCATTGTGGTACCCTGCTACAATGAAGAGAATGGTATCGCTGAACTCATTGGAAGATGTCAGCAGAGCGCTTCTGAAGTGGTCGGCGATGACTATGAACTTGTGCTTGTGGATGACGGTTCTGCCGATGGAACGTGGCAGGAAATCTCAGCGGAGACTGAGCGTGGCCGGCATATTGTCGGCATCAGGCTGTCACGGAACTTCGGGCAAGAAGTAGCGCTAACGGCAGGCCTGTTAGCGGCAAGTGGCGAGTTGGTTCTCGTTATCGACGCGGATCTGCAAGACCCTCCAGAATTGCTTTCACCCATGGTGGAGGTCATGAAGCGCGAAGGCGCGGACGTCGTATATGGCCAGAGGAAGACACGTGCTGGCGAAAGCTGGTTTAAGACGAAGTCAGCAAGCATCTTCCATTGCCTGCTCAAACAAGCGAGCAGCCTTTCGATTCCCGTCGACGCCGGTAACTTCAGGTTAATGACGAGCCGGGTCGCTAAACTTATAGCGCAGATGCCTGAGCGGGACAGGTTCATACCAGGATTAGTGGCCTCCGTTGGCTTCAAGCAGGTACCGTTCTTGTATGATAGGGATCGGAGATTTTCTGGTGAAACGAAGTATCCATTATCAAAACTGGTTCGTCTTGCGATCGATGCATTCCTCAGCTATTCGCCGGTCTTGTTGCGCCTATCATCGGCGAGCGCGGCCCTGCTGGTCGTAGCGATCGTCGCGGCTTCCGTCTACTCACTGTACTCTTGGCTCTACTTTGAAGTGGTTCCCGGGTGGACCAGCTTGATGATTTCGCTTTTGATCGTGTCGTTCTTCCAATTTGCCTCGCTGAGTATTATCAGCGAATACATTGGTCGCATATATCTCAGCACCAAGAACAGACCGCTGTTTATCGTTGATCAGATCAAACGCAGCGGCTCGGTTCACGGAAGCGCAGATGATCGCGGTGAGGCTGGGGCGAAGACGGCTGACCTGGCTCGCAAGCATGGGATTCGAAGCGACAATTTAGACTGCACGTCCAACCACAACCCGACTGCCTCCTACGGGCCAGCGAACGCCCGCGAGCGTCATGCGAACCTCAGCTTCGAGTATACCGCGAAACAGCCCGTTGGTGGCGGGATTTAG
- a CDS encoding class I SAM-dependent methyltransferase, with protein sequence MHKSEVGRRIHLTTGVVSGRRCLACGAIEPVAGDEPIWPPAWRCPRCAHVVPQAEGIPMFAPELANTASGFDPDAFDVLAQFEAGHFWFVARNSLIVGLVDRFFPRARSFMEIGCGTGFVLRAIAGSREWDRLVGSELHPAGLVYARKHLPSKVEFVQMDARDLPAESIFDLTGAFDVVEHIADDEAVLRGLRAATKSGGGTIITVPQHPWLWSRADEIVRHQRRYRRGELEAKLRSNGFEVRFSSSFTSLLLPLMMASRLMPGKPSVIEDIYEFKLNPATNGLFRGILEAEVRMTLAGVRWPVGGSRVVVGRAV encoded by the coding sequence ATGCACAAAAGTGAGGTTGGACGGCGGATCCATCTGACCACCGGCGTGGTTTCGGGCCGCCGCTGCCTGGCCTGTGGTGCGATCGAACCAGTGGCCGGCGATGAACCGATTTGGCCGCCCGCCTGGCGCTGCCCTCGATGTGCGCACGTCGTTCCACAAGCGGAGGGGATCCCGATGTTCGCCCCCGAGCTTGCAAATACCGCCAGTGGATTTGATCCCGATGCGTTCGACGTGCTTGCCCAATTCGAGGCCGGGCATTTCTGGTTTGTCGCCCGCAACAGCTTGATCGTCGGTCTGGTGGATCGATTCTTTCCACGAGCGCGCTCGTTCATGGAAATAGGCTGTGGGACTGGCTTCGTGCTGCGGGCAATTGCAGGATCCCGGGAGTGGGATCGTCTGGTCGGATCCGAATTACATCCTGCAGGACTTGTATATGCGAGGAAACATCTGCCGTCGAAGGTAGAATTTGTTCAAATGGACGCTCGTGACCTTCCAGCGGAGAGTATCTTCGACCTCACGGGTGCATTCGACGTGGTGGAGCACATTGCGGACGATGAGGCGGTTCTGAGAGGACTGCGAGCTGCCACGAAAAGTGGAGGCGGAACGATCATCACGGTGCCGCAGCATCCGTGGCTATGGAGCCGCGCGGACGAGATCGTTCGCCATCAGCGCCGTTATCGCCGAGGCGAGCTGGAAGCGAAGCTGCGTAGCAATGGCTTTGAAGTTCGGTTTTCATCGTCTTTCACTTCATTGCTCTTGCCGCTGATGATGGCCAGCCGCTTGATGCCCGGAAAGCCGAGCGTGATTGAAGACATTTACGAGTTCAAGCTAAATCCCGCCACCAACGGGCTGTTTCGCGGTATACTCGAAGCTGAGGTTCGCATGACGCTCGCGGGCGTTCGCTGGCCCGTAGGAGGCAGTCGGGTTGTGGTTGGACGTGCAGTCTAA
- a CDS encoding helix-turn-helix domain-containing protein, with protein sequence MRQVREIVRLSLEAGLSTRVVGERVGVGPTTVRDTLKQFARAGLAWPVAGSDRRRRAAATVARGAGREAGPPQGARA encoded by the coding sequence ATGCGCCAGGTGCGCGAGATTGTGAGATTGAGCCTTGAGGCTGGGCTCTCGACGCGCGTAGTTGGCGAGCGTGTGGGCGTCGGACCGACGACGGTACGTGACACGCTGAAGCAGTTTGCGCGCGCGGGTCTGGCGTGGCCCGTCGCCGGAAGCGATAGGCGACGCCGAGCTGCAGCAACGGTTGCACGGGGTGCCGGGCGTGAAGCGGGGCCGCCGCAAGGTGCCCGAGCCTGA
- a CDS encoding recombinase family protein: protein MDEDLGRSGGGTARPGCERLLAAICTGAAGAVLAIGASRLARNGCDWHTLLEFCTLVNSVIIDEDGVYDSKLINDRLLLGMKGTFSELELSLLRQRSQEALRRARRPPHERCGRICAQR, encoded by the coding sequence ATCGATGAAGACCTGGGGCGCTCGGGAGGTGGCACCGCGCGCCCCGGCTGTGAGCGTCTGTTAGCCGCAATCTGCACCGGCGCAGCCGGTGCCGTGCTGGCCATCGGGGCTTCACGGCTAGCGCGCAACGGATGCGATTGGCACACGCTCTTGGAGTTCTGCACGTTGGTGAACAGCGTGATTATCGACGAAGACGGCGTGTACGATTCAAAGCTTATCAACGATCGTCTGCTGCTGGGGATGAAGGGGACATTCAGCGAGCTCGAGCTTTCGCTCTTGCGCCAGCGCTCGCAAGAGGCCTTACGCCGCGCGCGGCGGCCTCCACACGAGCGTTGCGGTCGGATATGTGCGCAGCGCTGA
- a CDS encoding plastocyanin/azurin family copper-binding protein, which translates to MTVRAIRSRVTAGVAPFNSGSMEEDTERGTYKYVCKFHEAMGMVGTVVVS; encoded by the coding sequence ATGACGGTCCGGGCGATCAGGAGCCGGGTTACGGCAGGCGTGGCGCCATTCAATTCCGGCAGCATGGAAGAGGACACGGAGAGGGGCACCTACAAATATGTCTGCAAGTTTCACGAAGCGATGGGAATGGTTGGAACAGTCGTCGTTTCCTAA